One window of Candidatus Microthrix subdominans genomic DNA carries:
- a CDS encoding ATP-dependent helicase, translating into MATRATSNERRSASSPKRGDAAIDQSSATLSPNLGARRLLPDEERTAAVARSLVDAGRFVPALTRSADGRGRAEWWPLPAVGDRDMIAALVVEDTPEGHRAAALALAGTLDRQVRERLANSGHALVPSRPGRRTVPHAWVEALGRDDGRLADGIDPERVGALAQRVDRWIAAGADHATRVRLAIRVHEPPPGARGTAASQWRLQLLAQDTDETSLLITLAELWEDRALFGADGVVELLGQLGRAVRLAPELAPVLDEAVPNSLTLDTPRLLTFAERVEPLAEVGVSVLLPSWWTNRARLGLRAKAVSPPGVVTGSGLGLETLVSFTWQAALGDTKLNKADLRRLEAAAAAKSQLVRIRGQWVQIDPNRVAALVAAAGTVGEAEVSELLRAHLGLGDLDAPDELEIEGVAATGWLGQLLDDALSGTVTPVVDPPGFEGVLRPYQQRGVGWLAFLGRLGLGACLADDMGLGKTAQLIATVLADPAPGPTLVIAPVSVLGNWQREIARFAPGLSVLVHHGGDRHDHESQFVERAAATDVVLTTYSLVARDADHLAAVSWGRLALDEAQHIKNPRTNAAKATAALVASRRIALTGTPVENRLAELWSLMNVLNPGLLGTITGFTKRFAGPIERDGDEETTALLRRITGPFVLRRLKSDRSIIDDLPDKIERTQLCTLTDEQATLYQAVVDDLLKSMDEMDERLERPEQPKKRRPSKAGGAAAPPEDPPDDSDITRRGMVLAAIAKLKQVCNHPAHFLGDGSALRGRSGKLARTEELLDEIIDVGDKVLCFTQYTAWGDLLAAHFARRYGIEPLWLHGGVPRKRRDEMVTAFDDPDGPPIFLLSLKAGGTGLNLTAASHVIHLDRWWNPAVEDQATDRAYRIGQTSAVDVHKLVSVGTIEERIDAMINEKRALAEAVVGTGEGWVTELSTAELRSVISLRDREVG; encoded by the coding sequence ATGGCGACTCGGGCGACCTCGAACGAGCGGCGGAGCGCGTCCAGCCCAAAGCGCGGCGACGCCGCTATTGATCAGTCATCGGCGACGCTGAGCCCAAACCTGGGCGCTCGCCGGCTGTTGCCTGACGAGGAACGGACGGCAGCGGTCGCGCGTTCGCTGGTGGACGCCGGAAGGTTCGTCCCGGCCCTCACCCGCAGTGCTGACGGCCGAGGTAGGGCGGAGTGGTGGCCGCTGCCCGCCGTCGGCGACCGTGACATGATCGCCGCGCTCGTGGTGGAGGACACCCCCGAGGGGCACCGTGCGGCGGCTTTGGCACTGGCCGGGACGCTCGACAGGCAGGTGAGGGAGCGGCTTGCCAACAGCGGGCACGCGCTGGTGCCAAGTCGGCCCGGCCGGCGGACCGTGCCCCATGCGTGGGTGGAAGCCCTGGGTCGAGACGACGGCCGACTGGCCGACGGCATCGACCCGGAACGGGTGGGCGCGCTGGCCCAGCGGGTCGATAGGTGGATCGCTGCGGGCGCCGATCATGCCACCCGGGTTCGCCTGGCGATCCGGGTACACGAGCCGCCCCCAGGCGCCCGCGGAACGGCGGCGAGCCAGTGGCGGCTGCAGTTGCTGGCCCAGGACACCGACGAGACCTCCCTGCTGATCACCCTGGCCGAGCTGTGGGAGGACCGGGCGCTGTTCGGTGCCGACGGGGTGGTCGAGTTGCTCGGCCAGCTTGGCCGGGCTGTGAGGTTGGCGCCCGAGCTGGCACCCGTGCTCGACGAGGCCGTCCCGAACTCGCTCACGCTGGACACGCCCCGGCTGCTGACGTTCGCCGAGCGGGTGGAGCCGTTGGCCGAGGTGGGGGTATCGGTGCTGTTGCCCTCGTGGTGGACCAACCGGGCGCGCCTCGGGCTGCGGGCCAAGGCGGTGAGCCCGCCGGGCGTGGTCACCGGGTCGGGCCTCGGGTTGGAGACCCTGGTGTCCTTCACCTGGCAGGCCGCGCTTGGCGACACCAAGCTGAACAAGGCCGATCTGAGGCGGCTTGAGGCCGCCGCAGCCGCCAAGTCGCAGCTGGTGCGAATTCGGGGCCAGTGGGTGCAGATCGACCCCAACCGGGTGGCCGCACTCGTGGCGGCAGCGGGCACGGTCGGCGAGGCCGAGGTGTCCGAGCTGTTGCGAGCCCATTTGGGCCTCGGCGACCTGGACGCACCCGACGAGCTCGAGATCGAGGGCGTGGCCGCCACCGGGTGGCTGGGTCAACTGCTCGACGACGCGCTGTCGGGAACGGTCACCCCGGTGGTCGACCCGCCCGGGTTCGAGGGCGTCCTCCGCCCCTACCAGCAGCGGGGCGTGGGCTGGCTGGCCTTCCTCGGACGGCTCGGGTTGGGTGCATGCCTGGCCGACGACATGGGCCTGGGCAAGACCGCCCAGCTCATCGCCACCGTGCTGGCCGACCCGGCGCCCGGGCCCACCCTGGTGATCGCACCGGTGTCGGTGCTGGGCAACTGGCAGCGGGAGATCGCACGGTTCGCCCCCGGGCTGTCGGTGCTGGTGCACCACGGCGGCGACCGGCACGACCACGAGTCCCAATTTGTCGAGCGGGCGGCGGCCACCGACGTGGTGCTCACCACCTATTCGCTGGTCGCCCGAGACGCCGACCATCTCGCCGCCGTGAGTTGGGGTCGGCTGGCGCTGGACGAGGCCCAGCACATCAAGAACCCCCGAACCAACGCTGCCAAGGCCACCGCCGCGCTGGTCGCCTCCCGGCGCATCGCCCTCACCGGCACCCCGGTGGAGAACCGTCTGGCCGAGCTGTGGTCGTTGATGAACGTGCTGAACCCCGGCCTGCTCGGGACGATCACCGGCTTCACCAAGCGCTTTGCCGGGCCGATCGAACGCGACGGCGACGAGGAGACCACGGCGCTGCTGCGACGCATCACCGGCCCGTTCGTGCTGCGCCGCCTGAAGTCCGACCGCAGCATCATCGACGACCTGCCCGACAAGATCGAGCGGACCCAGCTGTGCACGCTGACCGACGAGCAGGCGACGCTGTACCAGGCGGTGGTCGATGACCTGCTGAAATCGATGGACGAGATGGACGAGCGGCTGGAGCGGCCCGAACAACCCAAAAAGCGTCGCCCCTCGAAGGCCGGCGGCGCCGCGGCGCCGCCGGAGGATCCGCCCGACGACTCCGACATCACCCGCCGCGGGATGGTGCTGGCGGCGATCGCCAAGCTGAAGCAGGTCTGCAACCATCCGGCCCACTTCCTGGGCGATGGGTCGGCGCTGCGGGGGCGGTCGGGCAAGCTCGCCCGCACCGAGGAACTGCTCGACGAGATCATCGACGTCGGCGACAAGGTGCTGTGCTTCACCCAGTACACGGCGTGGGGCGACCTGTTGGCGGCCCACTTCGCCCGCCGGTACGGCATCGAACCGCTGTGGCTGCACGGCGGCGTTCCCCGCAAACGCCGGGACGAGATGGTGACCGCCTTCGACGATCCCGACGGCCCGCCGATCTTCCTCCTGTCGCTCAAGGCGGGTGGAACCGGGCTGAACCTCACCGCCGCCAGCCACGTGATCCACCTCGACCGCTGGTGGAACCCGGCGGTGGAGGATCAGGCGACCGACCGCGCTTATCGCATCGGGCAAACCAGCGCGGTCGACGTGCACAAGCTGGTGTCGGTGGGCACGATCGAGGAGCGCATCGACGCCATGATCAACGAGAAGCGGGCGCTGGCCGAAGCGGTGGTTGGCACCGGCGAGGGCTGGGTAACCGAGCTGAGCACCGCCGAGTTGCGCAGCGTGATCTCGCTGCGGGACCGGGAGGTCGGCTGA
- a CDS encoding SWIM zinc finger family protein: MARRGWDDRWQNYPASKPLPADGIATSKQRGAMAEQWWSGRFVTMLDSYGLGGRMQRGRRYARSGQVLSVEVNPGMIVAQVQGSRRTPYAVTVRCDEPTDAQWLALEQTLRSQVRFAAGLLAGEVPPELEAACADAGFSLFPATWSDLRATCSCPDWENPCKHIAAVLYVFADQLDDDPWKLLEWHGRGRDEVLAFLQAAGAEGASGSAGLPSWWPLTPGRLDAGARPLHVRVSPAPDPPHRVLARLGELGIDAAGTTVDELFAAAYEPIITDGPTDL, translated from the coding sequence ATGGCACGCCGGGGTTGGGACGATCGCTGGCAGAACTATCCGGCATCCAAGCCGCTGCCCGCCGATGGCATCGCCACGTCCAAGCAGCGCGGCGCCATGGCCGAGCAGTGGTGGTCGGGGCGCTTCGTCACCATGTTGGACAGCTACGGGCTGGGCGGGCGCATGCAGCGGGGTCGCCGCTACGCCCGCAGCGGCCAGGTGCTGTCGGTGGAGGTGAACCCCGGCATGATCGTCGCCCAGGTGCAGGGTTCGCGCCGCACCCCGTACGCGGTCACGGTCCGCTGCGACGAGCCGACCGACGCGCAGTGGCTGGCGTTGGAGCAGACGCTGCGATCCCAGGTGCGCTTCGCTGCGGGTCTGCTGGCCGGTGAGGTGCCGCCCGAGCTGGAAGCCGCCTGCGCCGATGCCGGGTTCTCCCTTTTTCCCGCCACCTGGTCCGACCTGCGGGCCACCTGCTCGTGTCCGGACTGGGAGAACCCGTGCAAACACATTGCCGCGGTGCTGTACGTGTTCGCCGACCAGCTCGACGACGACCCGTGGAAGCTGTTGGAGTGGCACGGCCGTGGCCGTGACGAGGTGCTGGCCTTCCTCCAAGCCGCCGGCGCAGAAGGTGCGAGCGGCAGCGCCGGCCTGCCGTCGTGGTGGCCCCTCACCCCCGGAAGATTGGACGCCGGCGCTCGGCCGCTCCACGTTCGCGTGTCGCCCGCGCCCGACCCTCCCCACCGGGTGTTGGCCCGCCTTGGCGAGCTCGGCATCGACGCCGCCGGGACGACGGTCGACGAACTGTTCGCCGCCGCCTACGAGCCGATCATCACCGACGGCCCGACCGACCTCTGA
- a CDS encoding ABC transporter permease — protein sequence MTVDTNTSPTGTSPGGTSPTRTTPNSTADLARPRADRPATTGAGFVVTSMESARRTVLQFFRTPQVLVMSTVQGAMFLFMFRYVFGGAISTGGDLSYVNFLVPGFLVTVILWTGMGAASGVAEDSASGVYDRMRSLPVPRSAVMVGRALADIGLVSWGVLTTAIIGFLIGFRPDGSVLAVLAGFGLIIVASGAFAWVFIVLGLVSGNAQAAQGMSMLIIPFSFISSANVPVSSMPGWMQPFAANQPISVIINAVRSLMVGGTDVVGIGHTTTYWVALSLVWSAGIALVFATVATLRFGRRR from the coding sequence ATGACCGTCGACACCAATACATCCCCAACAGGCACATCCCCAGGTGGCACATCCCCCACCCGCACGACACCGAACAGCACGGCCGACCTCGCCCGTCCGCGGGCCGACCGACCGGCGACGACCGGTGCCGGATTTGTCGTGACCTCGATGGAGTCGGCCCGACGCACCGTGCTGCAGTTCTTCCGCACCCCGCAGGTGCTCGTCATGAGCACCGTCCAGGGCGCCATGTTTCTGTTCATGTTCCGCTACGTATTCGGCGGCGCAATCTCCACCGGCGGGGACCTCTCCTACGTCAACTTCCTCGTTCCCGGGTTCCTGGTCACCGTGATCCTGTGGACGGGCATGGGCGCCGCCTCGGGCGTGGCCGAGGACTCGGCCAGCGGCGTGTACGACCGCATGCGCTCGTTGCCCGTGCCCCGCTCCGCCGTCATGGTCGGACGGGCGCTGGCCGACATCGGCCTGGTCTCCTGGGGAGTGCTGACGACGGCCATCATCGGGTTCCTCATCGGGTTTCGTCCCGACGGATCGGTGCTTGCAGTGCTCGCCGGGTTTGGCCTGATCATCGTCGCCTCAGGTGCGTTCGCCTGGGTGTTCATCGTGCTCGGCCTCGTCTCCGGCAACGCCCAGGCCGCGCAAGGCATGTCGATGCTCATCATCCCCTTCTCGTTCATCTCCAGCGCCAACGTGCCGGTGTCGTCGATGCCCGGCTGGATGCAGCCCTTCGCCGCCAACCAGCCGATCTCGGTCATCATCAACGCAGTGCGGTCGCTGATGGTTGGCGGCACCGACGTGGTCGGCATCGGCCACACCACTACCTACTGGGTGGCACTCAGCCTGGTCTGGAGCGCCGGGATAGCGCTGGTGTTCGCCACCGTTGCAACCCTGCGCTTCGGCCGCCGCCGCTGA
- a CDS encoding ATP-binding cassette domain-containing protein has translation MTAIIEATGLRKTYGDTTAMDGIDLVAQSGCLTALLGPNGAGKTTFISAVATLVKPDSGTLLVGGIDAVAHPQRVRPILGLAGQYASVEPAMTGRENVQQIGRLFGLNRSDARSAADDVLAKLGLSDAADRLVRTYSGGMRRRLDLGASLVGNPRLLLLDEPTTGLDPGSRLELWEAIRQLVAGGTDVLLTTQYLEEADHLARDVIIIDHGKVIASGTPNELKSRSGRDVIEIHPARQEDLAAVAAIVQSVIDHDVHVEQESLEVTAAIDDAAQFAAIVRAVTDSGIDLDDIAKRRPTLDEVFLGMTGQPASETPTTEGAAA, from the coding sequence ATGACCGCAATCATCGAGGCCACGGGGCTTCGCAAGACCTATGGCGACACCACCGCCATGGACGGCATCGACCTGGTCGCCCAGAGCGGCTGCCTGACGGCCCTGCTCGGACCCAACGGCGCCGGCAAGACCACCTTCATCTCGGCGGTGGCCACCCTGGTGAAGCCCGACTCGGGCACGCTGCTGGTCGGCGGCATCGACGCCGTGGCTCACCCCCAGCGGGTGCGGCCCATCCTGGGCCTGGCCGGACAGTATGCGTCGGTCGAACCGGCGATGACCGGCCGGGAAAACGTTCAGCAAATCGGCCGCCTGTTCGGGCTCAACCGCAGCGACGCCCGATCGGCTGCCGACGACGTCCTGGCCAAGCTGGGCCTGAGCGATGCCGCCGACCGGTTGGTCCGCACCTACTCGGGCGGCATGCGCCGCCGGCTGGACCTGGGCGCCAGCCTGGTGGGCAACCCACGGCTGCTGCTGTTGGACGAGCCGACCACCGGGCTGGACCCCGGCAGCCGCCTGGAGCTGTGGGAGGCGATCCGCCAGCTGGTGGCCGGCGGCACCGACGTGCTGCTGACCACGCAGTACCTGGAGGAGGCCGACCACCTGGCACGCGACGTGATCATCATCGACCACGGCAAGGTGATTGCTTCGGGCACGCCCAACGAACTGAAGAGCCGCTCGGGCCGCGACGTGATCGAGATCCACCCGGCCCGCCAGGAGGACCTGGCGGCGGTGGCCGCCATCGTTCAGTCGGTGATCGACCACGATGTCCACGTCGAGCAGGAATCGCTCGAGGTGACCGCCGCCATCGACGACGCAGCACAGTTTGCGGCGATCGTTCGGGCCGTCACCGACAGCGGCATCGATCTGGACGACATCGCCAAGCGGCGTCCCACCCTGGACGAGGTGTTCCTCGGAATGACCGGGCAACCAGCATCCGAGACCCCAACGACCGAGGGAGCAGCGGCATGA
- a CDS encoding thiolase family protein, which translates to MADVVIASAVRTPIATAYKGSLVGTSALELSQVAVGAALERSGVPGEAIEDLVMGESMQGGGNIARYTAIELGLDNVPGAAIQRWCASGMSAVNYLAANIAAGMVECGIAGGVESMSTAPATMKPGPDGVQAPWFPAAHPETDITPAMNMAMTVGENTARIAGVTREQADEWAFHSHQRAIAAIDNGYFDAELVSVPLGDGAEFSVDEHPRRTSSLEKLASLPVINPMLEGAIVTPGNSSGLNDAAAAMVLCSREFAESHGLTPLAIVRSWASVADTVERNGLAPTLAVPKALKLAGIGIEDIDAIEINEAFSSMAVASARELGLDDEITNQVGSGCSLGHPVACTGARMLVTMAHQLARTDKQWGVATMCAAGGMGAATVIERV; encoded by the coding sequence ATGGCTGACGTCGTAATCGCAAGCGCTGTTCGTACCCCCATCGCAACCGCCTACAAGGGCTCGCTGGTGGGAACCTCCGCGTTGGAGCTGTCCCAGGTGGCGGTCGGGGCCGCTCTGGAACGCTCCGGTGTTCCCGGCGAGGCGATCGAGGACCTGGTGATGGGGGAGTCGATGCAGGGTGGCGGCAACATCGCCCGCTACACCGCCATCGAGCTGGGGCTCGACAACGTGCCGGGCGCCGCGATCCAGCGCTGGTGTGCCTCGGGGATGTCGGCGGTGAACTACCTGGCGGCCAACATCGCTGCCGGCATGGTCGAGTGCGGCATCGCGGGCGGCGTCGAGTCCATGTCGACCGCCCCCGCCACGATGAAGCCCGGCCCGGACGGGGTCCAGGCGCCGTGGTTCCCTGCGGCCCATCCCGAGACCGACATCACGCCGGCGATGAACATGGCGATGACCGTGGGCGAGAACACCGCCCGCATCGCCGGCGTCACCCGCGAGCAGGCAGACGAGTGGGCGTTCCACTCCCACCAGCGGGCGATCGCCGCCATCGACAACGGCTACTTCGATGCCGAACTGGTGAGTGTACCGCTGGGCGACGGCGCCGAGTTCAGCGTCGACGAGCATCCCCGGCGCACTTCCTCGCTGGAGAAGCTGGCCTCGCTTCCCGTGATCAACCCGATGCTCGAAGGGGCGATCGTCACCCCCGGCAACAGCTCCGGCCTTAACGACGCCGCCGCAGCGATGGTGCTGTGCAGCCGGGAGTTCGCCGAAAGCCACGGCCTGACGCCGTTGGCGATCGTCCGCTCGTGGGCCTCGGTGGCCGACACCGTGGAGCGCAACGGTCTCGCGCCCACGCTGGCGGTACCCAAGGCGCTCAAGCTGGCCGGCATCGGCATCGAGGACATCGACGCCATCGAGATCAACGAGGCGTTCTCGTCGATGGCGGTCGCCTCCGCCCGGGAGCTGGGCCTCGACGACGAGATCACCAACCAGGTGGGCTCGGGCTGTTCGCTTGGCCACCCGGTCGCCTGCACCGGTGCCCGCATGCTCGTCACGATGGCGCACCAGTTGGCCCGCACCGACAAGCAGTGGGGCGTTGCCACGATGTGTGCCGCCGGCGGCATGGGCGCAGCGACGGTGATCGAGCGGGTCTGA
- the rplS gene encoding 50S ribosomal protein L19, whose amino-acid sequence MKATDFIDAGTVRDDLPDFAVGDNVKVHVKVVEGQKERIQVFQGSVIRREHGGVHETFTVRKVSYGVGVERIWPVHCPTIDHLEVVSRGDVRRAKLYYLRDRVGKRAKIRELRN is encoded by the coding sequence ATGAAGGCCACCGATTTCATCGACGCCGGTACCGTCCGAGACGACCTGCCGGATTTTGCCGTCGGCGACAACGTGAAGGTTCACGTGAAGGTGGTTGAGGGTCAGAAGGAGCGCATCCAGGTGTTCCAGGGCTCGGTGATTCGTCGTGAGCACGGCGGGGTGCACGAGACCTTCACCGTCCGCAAGGTGTCCTACGGCGTCGGCGTCGAGCGCATCTGGCCGGTGCACTGCCCGACGATCGATCACCTCGAGGTGGTCAGCCGCGGCGACGTGCGCAGGGCCAAGCTGTACTACCTGCGCGATCGGGTGGGTAAGCGGGCCAAGATCCGCGAACTGCGCAACTGA
- a CDS encoding YraN family protein, protein MPRSDVSPSGGHPVGQSSDVQPAAKTVDRSRQALGAWGEARVARWYEARGYEVLDRNWRCARGEIDLVVGRPGEVAIVEVKTRTSDRFGVPALAVGYAKQARLRRLGAAWLVEHGGGLGRVRFDVASVLAGEVSVIESAF, encoded by the coding sequence ATGCCCCGCAGCGACGTGTCACCCTCTGGCGGTCATCCCGTCGGGCAGTCTTCCGATGTGCAGCCCGCCGCCAAGACGGTCGATCGATCTCGTCAAGCGCTCGGCGCCTGGGGCGAGGCCAGGGTGGCTCGCTGGTACGAGGCCCGCGGCTATGAGGTGCTCGATCGCAACTGGCGCTGCGCCCGAGGCGAGATCGACCTGGTGGTCGGTCGCCCGGGCGAGGTGGCGATCGTCGAGGTGAAGACCCGCACCAGCGATCGCTTCGGTGTGCCGGCGTTGGCGGTGGGCTACGCCAAGCAGGCGCGGCTACGTCGTCTCGGTGCGGCCTGGCTGGTCGAACACGGCGGAGGGCTCGGTCGGGTGCGCTTCGACGTGGCCTCGGTGCTGGCGGGCGAGGTCTCGGTCATCGAGAGCGCGTTCTGA
- a CDS encoding YifB family Mg chelatase-like AAA ATPase: protein MLATVASATLLGVDGRGVWVEVHVSKMGLPRFVMVGLPDAACRESRDRIRAAILNAGLTFSGSEVVTVNLAPSGLRKSGSALDLPIAIAYLVASGQLDAAAVENTGLLGELGLDGTVRGVRGVLPLVEATAAPRVVVPSENAAEAQLSDRQILVGTTLAEVVAALAGEERWPDPPELTVPQVTPGPDLSEVRGHRVAKLAIEVAAGGGHHLLMLGPPGSGKTMLAQRSIGLLPNLDSDRGAEVIRVHSAAGLLFGRASSAGNGAAAGPLRRGAEGELVVVAPFRAPHHTATVVSLVGGGSGQMRPGEVSLAHGGVLFLDELAEFPAHALDALRQPLEDGAIRVSRAHATVSFPARCLLVAAMNPCPCGSGTPERCRCSEPALRRYARRISGPLLDRFDLRVRVEALAPEELVDAPAGEPSAQVAERVARARAAARGRGVAANRELDLEALEHHTRLTPGAREVLDQALRSGRLSGRGMARLRAVALTLRDLGGADGTLDEATMQVALGLRAEVGIQLMAVA from the coding sequence ATGCTGGCCACCGTCGCGTCCGCAACCCTGCTCGGTGTCGATGGACGCGGCGTATGGGTCGAGGTACACGTCTCCAAGATGGGACTTCCCCGGTTCGTCATGGTCGGCCTGCCCGATGCGGCGTGCCGGGAGTCGCGCGATCGGATCAGGGCGGCGATCCTCAACGCCGGTCTCACGTTCAGCGGCAGCGAGGTCGTCACGGTCAACCTGGCACCCTCCGGCCTGCGCAAGAGCGGTTCGGCGCTGGACCTGCCGATCGCCATCGCCTACCTGGTCGCCTCCGGTCAGCTCGATGCCGCCGCAGTCGAGAACACCGGCCTGCTCGGCGAACTGGGTCTCGACGGCACGGTGCGCGGCGTGCGGGGTGTGTTGCCGTTGGTCGAGGCCACCGCTGCACCCCGGGTGGTCGTGCCGTCGGAGAATGCCGCCGAAGCGCAGCTGTCCGACCGGCAGATCCTGGTGGGCACCACGCTGGCTGAGGTGGTCGCAGCCCTGGCCGGCGAGGAGCGCTGGCCCGATCCCCCCGAGCTGACGGTGCCACAGGTCACCCCAGGGCCCGACCTGTCCGAGGTGCGCGGTCATCGCGTGGCCAAGCTGGCGATCGAGGTGGCGGCGGGCGGCGGCCACCACCTGCTGATGCTCGGCCCTCCGGGGTCGGGCAAGACGATGCTGGCCCAGCGCAGCATCGGGCTTTTGCCCAACCTCGACTCCGACCGTGGCGCCGAGGTGATCCGGGTGCACTCGGCGGCCGGGTTGTTGTTCGGTCGGGCCTCGTCCGCCGGCAACGGGGCAGCCGCCGGTCCGTTGCGCCGCGGTGCCGAAGGTGAACTGGTCGTCGTGGCCCCGTTTCGGGCGCCCCATCACACCGCCACCGTCGTGTCGCTGGTCGGTGGGGGCAGCGGCCAGATGCGTCCGGGCGAGGTCAGCCTGGCCCACGGTGGTGTGCTTTTTCTGGACGAGTTGGCCGAGTTTCCCGCCCATGCCCTGGACGCCCTGCGACAGCCGTTGGAGGACGGCGCAATCCGGGTGAGCCGGGCCCATGCCACCGTGTCGTTTCCCGCTCGCTGCCTGTTGGTGGCAGCGATGAACCCGTGCCCGTGCGGCTCGGGCACGCCCGAACGGTGCCGTTGCAGCGAACCGGCGCTGCGGCGGTACGCCCGGCGCATCTCGGGCCCCCTGCTCGACCGGTTCGACCTGCGGGTGCGGGTCGAGGCGCTCGCCCCGGAGGAGCTGGTCGATGCCCCGGCGGGCGAACCGTCGGCGCAGGTGGCCGAACGGGTGGCGCGGGCGCGTGCAGCCGCCCGGGGTCGCGGCGTTGCGGCCAACCGAGAGCTCGACCTGGAGGCCCTCGAACACCACACCCGGCTGACCCCCGGCGCGCGCGAGGTGCTCGATCAGGCCTTGCGAAGCGGACGGTTGAGCGGGCGGGGCATGGCACGACTGCGGGCCGTGGCCCTGACCTTGCGCGACCTCGGCGGCGCCGATGGCACCCTCGACGAGGCCACGATGCAGGTGGCCTTGGGGTTGCGGGCCGAGGTGGGCATCCAGCTGATGGCGGTGGCGTGA
- a CDS encoding DNA-protecting protein DprA, which translates to MGDAGAVPHEPSTTDAAVGSETALAAATLAGLEGMGMGLLARWCADPGPHEAIDRLRRLRSPVCGDVEPERWRTWQGQVASCDAVARTAERLAAADARAVMPGEEGYPTRLSDDPRAPAVLLRRGRGAGPDEHDATVAIIGTRRASQVGREVAAELGAELAGRSITVLSGLARGIDAAAHRGALAVEATVAIGVIGCGPDVIYPPEHRRLWEEVAAGGGLLGEWPPGIPPNAWRFPARNRLLAALADVVVVVESARSGGSMHTVREAIDRSRPVLAVPGSVRSRASEGTNMLISEGCDPCVDVLDVLTALSRQASSCPPVPRRRRPPSQTPLFDLTSEIGDKPGAQTDGEPDNDPGSGAGQGSVPAGDGSHATGEGFDPIETAVLDAAGWQRVSLERIADALDSAQVDVSLVDVAAAVGRLCHRGALVEREGWFEATGRGS; encoded by the coding sequence ATGGGCGATGCAGGTGCCGTCCCGCACGAGCCGTCGACAACCGACGCGGCAGTTGGAAGCGAGACGGCGCTGGCGGCGGCCACTCTGGCCGGCCTTGAGGGGATGGGCATGGGCCTGTTGGCCCGCTGGTGTGCCGACCCGGGACCACACGAGGCCATCGACCGTCTTCGCCGTCTGCGCTCGCCAGTGTGTGGTGATGTCGAGCCCGAACGCTGGCGAACCTGGCAGGGACAGGTGGCCTCATGCGACGCGGTGGCCCGCACGGCTGAGCGTTTGGCCGCAGCCGATGCCCGGGCTGTGATGCCCGGGGAGGAGGGCTACCCGACCCGACTGTCCGACGATCCCCGCGCCCCCGCCGTTCTCCTCCGGCGGGGGCGCGGCGCCGGTCCGGACGAACACGACGCAACCGTCGCGATCATCGGTACCAGGCGCGCATCGCAGGTGGGCCGGGAGGTGGCGGCCGAGCTTGGGGCCGAGCTTGCCGGTCGCTCGATCACCGTGCTGTCCGGCTTGGCGCGCGGGATCGACGCAGCCGCCCATCGGGGCGCCCTTGCTGTCGAGGCCACCGTGGCGATCGGCGTCATCGGCTGCGGCCCCGACGTGATCTATCCGCCCGAACACCGACGCCTGTGGGAGGAGGTGGCGGCGGGAGGTGGGCTGCTGGGGGAGTGGCCGCCTGGCATTCCCCCCAACGCGTGGCGCTTTCCTGCCCGTAACCGGCTACTGGCCGCCCTCGCCGACGTGGTCGTCGTCGTCGAGTCGGCCCGCTCGGGCGGATCGATGCACACGGTACGGGAGGCGATCGATCGTTCCCGGCCCGTGCTGGCGGTGCCCGGATCGGTGCGCTCCCGAGCCTCGGAGGGCACCAACATGTTGATCTCCGAAGGCTGCGACCCGTGCGTCGACGTGCTCGACGTGCTGACGGCGTTGTCTCGTCAGGCGAGCAGTTGCCCACCCGTTCCTCGCCGCCGCCGCCCGCCGTCTCAAACCCCGTTGTTCGACCTGACGTCCGAGATCGGCGACAAACCCGGAGCTCAGACGGACGGCGAGCCGGATAATGACCCCGGCAGCGGCGCTGGCCAGGGGTCCGTGCCCGCCGGCGATGGCTCGCATGCCACCGGCGAGGGGTTCGACCCGATCGAAACGGCGGTGTTGGATGCTGCGGGGTGGCAGCGCGTCAGCCTGGAGCGCATCGCCGATGCCCTGGATTCCGCCCAGGTCGACGTCAGCCTGGTCGACGTCGCCGCAGCGGTTGGTCGCTTGTGCCACCGGGGCGCGCTGGTCGAGCGGGAGGGTTGGTTCGAGGCGACGGGGCGGGGTTCGTGA